The marine bacterium B5-7 genome has a window encoding:
- a CDS encoding 5-formyltetrahydrofolate cyclo-ligase, with product MKYSTDRATLRANLKAARAGLSSTFRAACADKLSQQLITLPSIREATNIAVYHAIQTEMNLMPFIRACWQTEKHCYLPVILPETLKFSRYTEHTPLQKSTWHVPEPICTAEQQYDADSMDVICIPLVGFDAQANRLGQGAGHYDRALAFTRDAEKKPLLIGIAYECQRVAQLPVEPWDIPMDMVITEERVYDVR from the coding sequence ATGAAGTACTCGACTGACCGCGCCACATTACGCGCCAATCTAAAAGCCGCTCGCGCAGGATTATCTTCCACATTCCGTGCGGCGTGCGCAGATAAATTGTCTCAACAACTAATCACGCTACCCAGTATACGCGAAGCAACAAATATTGCCGTTTATCATGCTATACAGACTGAAATGAATTTAATGCCCTTCATCCGTGCCTGCTGGCAAACTGAAAAACACTGTTATCTCCCGGTGATATTACCTGAAACGCTAAAATTTTCACGTTATACCGAACACACGCCGCTGCAAAAAAGCACATGGCATGTACCAGAGCCTATTTGTACTGCCGAACAACAATACGATGCAGACAGTATGGATGTTATTTGCATCCCTTTAGTTGGCTTTGATGCGCAGGCTAATCGTTTAGGACAAGGCGCGGGGCATTATGATCGCGCGCTGGCATTCACCCGTGACGCTGAAAAAAAACCTTTGCTCATTGGCATTGCTTACGAGTGCCAGCGTGTCGCACAATTACCCGTAGAACCCTGGGATATCCCCATGGATATGGTGATCACAGAAGAACGCGTATATGATGTTCGCTGA
- a CDS encoding DUF55 domain-containing protein encodes MQYWLMKSEPDVFGIDDLRTNPDQTEPWDGVRNYQARNMMRDEMKSGDLALFYHSNCKPPGIAGVMKIVKTSYPDHTSWDPESKYFDPKSTIDAPRWFMVDVKFEEAFSELIPLNTLKTIPALHEMKILQKGNRLSITPVTPKEWAAIIKLAHA; translated from the coding sequence ATGCAATATTGGCTAATGAAATCCGAACCCGATGTGTTTGGCATCGATGATTTACGTACAAACCCCGATCAGACTGAACCCTGGGATGGTGTCCGCAACTACCAAGCACGCAATATGATGCGCGATGAGATGAAATCCGGCGATTTAGCCTTGTTTTATCATTCCAATTGCAAACCACCTGGCATAGCTGGCGTCATGAAAATTGTCAAAACCAGCTACCCTGATCACACCTCATGGGATCCGGAAAGCAAATACTTCGATCCTAAAAGCACGATTGATGCACCGCGATGGTTTATGGTTGACGTTAAATTTGAAGAAGCATTTTCTGAACTTATCCCATTAAACACACTCAAAACTATTCCCGCATTACACGAAATGAAAATTTTGCAAAAGGGTAATCGTTTATCCATCACCCCAGTCACGCCAAAGGAATGGGCGGCCATTATCAAATTAGCGCACGCATGA
- the ubiE gene encoding ubiquinone/menaquinone biosynthesis C-methyltransferase UbiE: protein MWARFPKQTLDAMMPSQNDFTDFGYEKVSKKEKTRRVADVFHSVASKYDVMNDLMSFGVHRLWKRAAITLSAVRSGHHVLDLAGGTGDLSKQFAKKVGDSGRVVLSDINASMLQEGRDRLLNEGLHGNITFSQINAEHIPFPDNHFNCVSIGFGLRNVTDKQQALNEMYRVVKPGGRLLILEFSKPVLPGLKPIYDFYSFKALPLMGKLICNDAESYRYLAESIRMHPDQETLLDMMKKAGFEKAEYHNLSGGIVALHLGHK from the coding sequence ATGTGGGCACGATTTCCGAAACAAACCTTGGATGCCATGATGCCCTCACAAAATGACTTCACTGATTTTGGTTATGAAAAAGTCAGCAAGAAAGAAAAAACGCGCCGTGTGGCCGATGTGTTTCATTCTGTTGCCAGTAAATACGATGTGATGAATGACTTGATGTCATTTGGCGTGCACCGTTTATGGAAGCGTGCAGCGATCACCTTGAGTGCGGTGCGATCTGGACATCATGTGTTGGACCTGGCTGGCGGTACGGGTGATCTTAGTAAACAGTTCGCAAAAAAAGTGGGTGACTCGGGACGCGTGGTTTTGTCTGACATCAATGCGAGCATGTTGCAAGAAGGTCGCGATCGTTTATTGAATGAGGGTTTGCACGGCAACATCACCTTTAGTCAAATTAATGCGGAGCATATCCCCTTCCCGGATAATCACTTTAATTGTGTGAGCATTGGTTTCGGTTTACGTAATGTGACGGACAAACAACAAGCCTTGAATGAAATGTATCGTGTGGTGAAACCGGGCGGGCGCTTGTTAATTTTAGAATTTTCTAAGCCGGTATTACCTGGGCTGAAACCCATTTATGATTTCTATTCATTTAAAGCCTTACCGTTGATGGGAAAGCTCATTTGTAATGACGCTGAGAGTTATCGTTATCTAGCAGAATCTATTCGAATGCACCCGGACCAAGAAACCTTATTAGACATGATGAAAAAAGCGGGCTTTGAAAAAGCGGAATATCATAATTTAAGTGGGGGGATTGTCGCTCTTCACCTGGGACATAAATAG